From Triticum urartu cultivar G1812 chromosome 2, Tu2.1, whole genome shotgun sequence, a single genomic window includes:
- the LOC125535698 gene encoding uncharacterized protein LOC125535698, with translation MAEEKGTLQAMRGWVVDHKLRAVGTLWLTGIAGSIAYNWSRPGMKTSVKLIHARLHAQALTLAALGCSALVEYYDHQSGSGSKVHDYAKQFLPSDRNAKKDSV, from the exons ATGGCGGAGGAGAAGGGGACGCTGCAGGCGATGAGGGGGTGGGTCGTGGACCACAAGCTGCGGGCCGTAG GGACGCTGTGGCTCACGGGGATCGCGGGATCCATCGCCTACAACTGGTCCAGGCCCGGGATGAAGACCAGCGTCAAGCTCATCCACGccag GCTTCACGCTCAGGCCCTCACTCTGGCTGCCTTGGGTTGTTCTGCGCTTGTGGAGTACTATGATCACCAGTCAGGTTCAGGATCAAAGGTTCACGACTATGCAAAGCAGTTCCTTCCATCGGACAGAAACGCCAAAAAGGACTCCGTGTAG